In Lagopus muta isolate bLagMut1 chromosome 32, bLagMut1 primary, whole genome shotgun sequence, the following proteins share a genomic window:
- the LOC125686132 gene encoding NACHT, LRR and PYD domains-containing protein 1b allele 2-like isoform X7 has translation MASGGSTENTVTSLLWDTLKFLEKHDFWKFKRELSKFQPREGYERVDLESVAGLSPAALATLLYSHYGRSYCVEVTVDVLRAMGQVHQAKRLLDTLQTGARFVEQNKEFIIQRANNVGGTIEELLQEGVLSSKQHDSIMAESTNQKRMQKLYELVPVWDATAKYCLYNVLRRNNLSLFLQYAGDGLTHYSSAFEGWIVNLDAWISNTQASFYGTVSKLREQVGKLFPFTTPAHPEDEPFDVESSSGRGSSPKCMACSSQEEDGAEEVKPEITGGKDGKKEIYRAHFPRAGFFRCTETKLKFLVRMATTIEYEYSFWESHLPAGIPSEWMEAGPVFDIRAEPRAVEAIHLPHFLCLSERKLSMSGMHIGHLVDGNLCLENPDAVTPFHAVLRDPSFSPMGVILLSASFPFIPVHCLVLLYRVIRAADITLHLYLIPNNHGLEKAVEKDEKRRGHSFLVDKPPHTSQPLKFNTRYRVSSPSEAEINPQELKFIYLTSGSRQLYTEIYSKDLKEGMQLTLTKVSQESKMEHSPLWATFLRAGLFIH, from the exons ATGGCATCAGGAGGCAGTACAGAGAACACAGTGACAAGTCTACTGTGGGACACCCTGAAGTTCCTGGAGAAGCATGACTTCTGGAAATTCAAAAGGGAACTCAGCAAGTTCCAGCCCAGGGAGGGGTATGAGCGCGTTGACCTGGAGAGTGTGGCAGGGCTGTCACCAGCTGCACTTGCCACCCTGCTGTACAGCCACTACGGGAGGTCCTACTGCGTAGAGGTGACAGTGGATGTGCTGAGAGCCATGGGACAGGTGCACCAGGCCAAACGTCTCCTGGACACGCTGCAAACAG GCGCAAGGTTTGTTGAGCAGAACAAAGAGTTTATAATCCAGCGAGCCAATAATGTGGGAGGGACTATCGAGGAACTCCTCCAGGAAGGTGTGCTGAGCTCCAAGCAGCATGATAGCATCATGGCAGAGAGTACCAACCAGAAGAGAATGCAGAAGCTCTATGAACTTGTGCCAGTGTGGGATGCCACAGCCAAATATTGTCTGTACAATGTGCTGAGGAGAAATAATCTCTCCCTCTTCTTGCAATATGCAG GAGATGGATTGACCCACTACTCCTCGGCATTTGAAGGCTGGATAGTAAATCTGG ATGCCTGGATATCTAATACACAAG CTTCATTCTACGGCACAGTCTCAAAACTGAGAGAGCAGGTGGGAAAGCTGTTCCCATTCACAACTCCTGCACATCCAGAAGACGAGCCTTTTGATgtggagagcagcagtggcagaggCTCAAGTCCCAAATGCATGGCATGCTCAAGTCAAGAG GAGGATGGGGCAGAAGAAGTGAAACCAGAGATTACTGGGGGCAAAGATGGCAAGAAAGAGATATACAG agctcattTTCCTCGGGCTGGCTTCTTCCGGTGCACTGAGACAAAGCTCAAGTTCTTAGTGAGGATGGCCACCACAATTGAGTATGAGTACTCCTTCTGGGAAAGTCACCTGCCTGCAGGAATCCCCTCTGAATGGATGGAGGCTGGACCCGTGTTTGACATCCGTGCTGAACCACGTGCTGTTGAGGCCATTCACCTCCCACACTTCCTGTGTCTCTCAG AGAGGAAGTTAAGCATGTCTGGGATGCATATTGGCCACCTTGTGGATGGGAACTTGTGCCTGGAGAATCCTGATGCAGTGACGCCATTCCATGCAGTGCTGAGAGACCCCAGCTTCTCACCTATGGGTGTCATCTTGCTTTCAGCCTCATTCCCCTTCATACCTGTGCACTGCCTTGTGCTGCTCTACCGTGTCATCAGGGCTGCAGACATCACCCTTCATCTCTACCTCATCCCCAACAATCATGGCCTGGAGAAG GCAGTGGAGAAGGATGAGAAGAGACGGGGCCATTCCTTCCTGGTGGACAAACCTCCTCACACCTCCCAGCCACTGAAGTTTAACACACGGTACCGTGTGTCCAGTCCCTCTGAGGCAGAGATAAACCCCCAA GAGCTGAAATTCATCTACCTGACTTCAGGCAGCCGCCAGCTCTACACCGAGATCTACAGCAAGGACCTGAAGGAGGGAATGCAGCTCACCTTGACAAAGGTGTCACAGGAGAGCAAAATGGAGCACAGCCCGCTCTGGGCCACCTTCCTGAGAGCAG GTTTGTTCATCCATTAG
- the LOC125686132 gene encoding NACHT, LRR and PYD domains-containing protein 1b allele 5-like isoform X6 has product MASGGSTENTVTSLLWDTLKFLEKHDFWKFKRELSKFQPREGYERVDLESVAGLSPAALATLLYSHYGRSYCVEVTVDVLRAMGQVHQAKRLLDTLQTGARFVEQNKEFIIQRANNVGGTIEELLQEGVLSSKQHDSIMAESTNQKRMQKLYELVPVWDATAKYCLYNVLRRNNLSLFLQYAGDGLTHYSSAFEGWIVNLDAWISNTQASFYGTVSKLREQVGKLFPFTTPAHPEDEPFDVESSSGRGSSPKCMACSSQEEDGAEEVKPEITGGKDGKKEIYRAHFPRAGFFRCTETKLKFLVRMATTIEYEYSFWESHLPAGIPSEWMEAGPVFDIRAEPRAVEAIHLPHFLCLSERKLSMSGMHIGHLVDGNLCLENPDAVTPFHAVLRDPSFSPMGVILLSASFPFIPVHCLVLLYRVIRAADITLHLYLIPNNHGLEKAVEKDEKRRGHSFLVDKPPHTSQPLKFNTRYRVSSPSEAEINPQELKFIYLTSGSRQLYTEIYSKDLKEGMQLTLTKVSQESKMEHSPLWATFLRAGWWFWPGGPGLSSSNVERGFSCSAWLLTHS; this is encoded by the exons ATGGCATCAGGAGGCAGTACAGAGAACACAGTGACAAGTCTACTGTGGGACACCCTGAAGTTCCTGGAGAAGCATGACTTCTGGAAATTCAAAAGGGAACTCAGCAAGTTCCAGCCCAGGGAGGGGTATGAGCGCGTTGACCTGGAGAGTGTGGCAGGGCTGTCACCAGCTGCACTTGCCACCCTGCTGTACAGCCACTACGGGAGGTCCTACTGCGTAGAGGTGACAGTGGATGTGCTGAGAGCCATGGGACAGGTGCACCAGGCCAAACGTCTCCTGGACACGCTGCAAACAG GCGCAAGGTTTGTTGAGCAGAACAAAGAGTTTATAATCCAGCGAGCCAATAATGTGGGAGGGACTATCGAGGAACTCCTCCAGGAAGGTGTGCTGAGCTCCAAGCAGCATGATAGCATCATGGCAGAGAGTACCAACCAGAAGAGAATGCAGAAGCTCTATGAACTTGTGCCAGTGTGGGATGCCACAGCCAAATATTGTCTGTACAATGTGCTGAGGAGAAATAATCTCTCCCTCTTCTTGCAATATGCAG GAGATGGATTGACCCACTACTCCTCGGCATTTGAAGGCTGGATAGTAAATCTGG ATGCCTGGATATCTAATACACAAG CTTCATTCTACGGCACAGTCTCAAAACTGAGAGAGCAGGTGGGAAAGCTGTTCCCATTCACAACTCCTGCACATCCAGAAGACGAGCCTTTTGATgtggagagcagcagtggcagaggCTCAAGTCCCAAATGCATGGCATGCTCAAGTCAAGAG GAGGATGGGGCAGAAGAAGTGAAACCAGAGATTACTGGGGGCAAAGATGGCAAGAAAGAGATATACAG agctcattTTCCTCGGGCTGGCTTCTTCCGGTGCACTGAGACAAAGCTCAAGTTCTTAGTGAGGATGGCCACCACAATTGAGTATGAGTACTCCTTCTGGGAAAGTCACCTGCCTGCAGGAATCCCCTCTGAATGGATGGAGGCTGGACCCGTGTTTGACATCCGTGCTGAACCACGTGCTGTTGAGGCCATTCACCTCCCACACTTCCTGTGTCTCTCAG AGAGGAAGTTAAGCATGTCTGGGATGCATATTGGCCACCTTGTGGATGGGAACTTGTGCCTGGAGAATCCTGATGCAGTGACGCCATTCCATGCAGTGCTGAGAGACCCCAGCTTCTCACCTATGGGTGTCATCTTGCTTTCAGCCTCATTCCCCTTCATACCTGTGCACTGCCTTGTGCTGCTCTACCGTGTCATCAGGGCTGCAGACATCACCCTTCATCTCTACCTCATCCCCAACAATCATGGCCTGGAGAAG GCAGTGGAGAAGGATGAGAAGAGACGGGGCCATTCCTTCCTGGTGGACAAACCTCCTCACACCTCCCAGCCACTGAAGTTTAACACACGGTACCGTGTGTCCAGTCCCTCTGAGGCAGAGATAAACCCCCAA GAGCTGAAATTCATCTACCTGACTTCAGGCAGCCGCCAGCTCTACACCGAGATCTACAGCAAGGACCTGAAGGAGGGAATGCAGCTCACCTTGACAAAGGTGTCACAGGAGAGCAAAATGGAGCACAGCCCGCTCTGGGCCACCTTCCTGAGAGCAG GGTGGTGGTTTTGGCCTGGAGGTCCAGGTCTTTCCTCATCCAACGTGGAGAGAGGGTTTTCTTGCTCAGCATGGCTTCTGACACATTCATGA